Genomic DNA from Sphingobium sp. WTD-1:
TGCCATGGCGTCGCTCATCGGCAAGCAGCCCTTCCACGGTGTAACCTTCGATGGTCGCCGTTTCGACTGCGGCTCCAAGGCCGGCTATATCGAGGCGAACCTCGCCCTGGCGCTGGAGCGCGAGGATATCGGCGCCCATATCCGCGACTTTGCGAAGGCTGAACTGGCCAACTGATGCATCGACCAGATGGGGTGGCCACGCGGGCTACCCCATTTGGCGCATCAGGCCAGGCTGGCCGCTTGCGCCAGCAATAGTGCTGCCCCCGACAGCGCGATCGCGCCGCCTAGGGCGAGTTGTAGCGGGTTGACCATCTGCCGGATTGGGACGGCAATTGCGGTTTCAATCTTGCTCATGCGAACTATTATCATGCATGGCCCGCATGAAGTCACGCGCATCCTTCCACTCACACTGATGCAGCGGATCGATTATCATTCGTGATTAAAAGTAACGAATGATCGGAATGGCCGCTCTAAAATCAGTAACGCAACAATGGGCTCAAACTGTCAGCTTCGCTGTCAATTTTGCACGGCTGGCGACACATAATCGGCGTCGTGAATGAACGGCATCGCCGCATCATTCGCCAGCGCCGTCAGGATCGCGGCAAACTCCGTCTTGCAGCAAAACCCCATCTGGCGCTGCGCCAATCCCGCATCATAGACCCGGCCAATCGAAGCCGGCAGTTGCCAGCCACGCCGGGCATATAGCTCTGCGGCTTCGGGAAAATGCCGCGCGATGACCGCTGCCGCATCGCGTTTCAGTTCCTCGGCTTCCGCCCGAACGAACGGCGTCGGCGCGGAAACCAGATAGGTTTCGCAACGCGCCGGCGGCGTCCGCTCCAGCGCCACCAGATGCGCCCGTGCCGCATCCTCGACCGTGAGCCGCCGATGGAGAAATTCATTGGCCTTCAGATTCTGTCCTGACAGGCTGGCGTTGCTGTCGTCATCCTCCGGGAAGAAGCGGGCCGTGCGCAGGATAGTGCAGCCGATGCCCTGCTCCAGTTGCTGCACCCGGCACAGCCCCTCGGCGGCCAGCTTGGTCACGCCATAGATGTTGCGCGGCTCCAGCGGCCCGCTCTGCTCGTCCAGCCACACCGCAGCCTCACCGGCCTCGTCGCGCACCGCCTGGCTGATCATCAGCGACGTGGTGGATGTCATGACGAAGCGGTCATGCCCCGCCGCGACCGCCGCTTCCAGCAGGTTGTGCGTGCCGGTGACATTGACGTCGATGAAGGTCTGGGCGGGGTAGCGGACGATGTCCGGCTTGTGCAGCGCGCCGCCATGGATCACTGCGTCGATGCCGCGTTCGGCAAAGATCCGGTCGACCAGCGCCCGGTCGGCGACGGATCCGATGATGTCGGTGTCCCGGCCCGGCGCGACGTCCAGGCCGGTCACTGCATGTCCCGCCGCGCGCAGCATCGGCGCCAGGAAACGGCCCAGCCAGCCCGACGATCCGGTCAGCAGGACATGCATGTCGGTCTAATCCCTGTGGAAAGGACCGATCAGAACGGCACTTCGTCGTCCAGGTCGTTGTCGAAGTTCGGGCCGCCCTGACCGCCACCCGAGGAGCGTCCGCCGCCAAAGCCGCCACTCTGGTTGCCGCCGCCCGACGAGCGCCCGCCACCAAAGCCGCCGCCGCTGTTGCCACCGCCGAAATCGTCATAATCGCCGCCGCCGAAGCCGCCGCTGCTTGCGCCCCAGTCGCTGACGCCCTGGTTGCCGCCGCCCGACGAGCGACCACCGCCAAAGCCGCCGCCCTGGCCGCCACCGCCACCCGGCGCGCCGTCCAGCATGGTCAGCACCGCGCCGGGGCCGGACAGGGCGACCTCGGTGGTGTAACGGTCATTGCCATTATTGTCCTGCCACTTGCGGGTGCGTAGCTGGCCTTCGATGTAGATCTTCGATCCCTTGCGCAGGAAGCGCTCGGCGACGCCCACCAGTCCTTCGGAATTGATGACGACGCTATGCCATTCGGTGCGCTCCTTGCGCTCCCCCGACATGCGATCCTTCCAGCTTTCCGAGGTCGCGATCCGCAGGTTGCAGATCTTGCCGCCATTCTGGAAGCTCTTCACTTCCGGGTCGGCCCCCAGATTCCCGATGAGAATGACCTTGTTGACCGAGCCTGCCATGATTCCTCCGAAAGCACTAAAGGCGCCGTTATAGAAGCCTCGCCTTGGCGGTAAAGAACAAAGCTAGGCCAAATGTCCGGGGCTTGGGATCAGCCGAGTCCCATCGCGACCGCTGCCCAATATGTCACGCCTGCTGCGGCATAGGCCAGCACGAACAGATAGCCGATCATGAACAACGGCCATTTCCAGCCATTGGTCTCGCGCCTTGTGACGGCGATGGTCGAAATGCACTGCGGCGCGAACACGAACCAGGCCAGGAAGGCGAGGGCGGTGGCCAGGCTCCAGCGGCCCGCCAGCCGGTCGCCCAAGCCTTGTTCCAGAGCCTCGGCATCATCCTCGGCATCGATCGCATAGACGGTCGCGATGGCGGACACGGCGACTTCGCGCGCCGCCATGCTGGGCAGCAGGGCGAGCGAAATGTCGCGGTTGAAGCCGATTGGCTCGACCAGCACGTTGATGCCGCCCGCGATCCGCCCCGCGATCGAATATTCGCTCTGCTTCACACCTTCGGGGGCGTGAGGGAAGCTGGCCAGCACCCACAGCACGATATTGGTGGCCAGGATGATGGTGCCGGCGCGCTTGAGGAAAATGACACCGCGCTGCCACAGACCGATCAAGATATCCTGCGGCCGGGGCCACTGATATTTCGGCATTTCCATCAGGAAACCACCGCTGCGGCCCTTGGCCACGGTCAGGCGCAGCGCCCAGGCGGCCAGCATGGCGCCGACGATGCCGGCGACATAGAGGAGGAACAGCACCAGTCCCTGCAGGCCGATGCCCGGCCCCACGCTGCGCGCCGGGATGAAGGCGGCGATGATCAGGCCATAGACAGGCAGCCGTGCCGAACAGGTCATCAGCGGCGCGATCAGGATCGTGGTCAGCCGGTCCTTGGGATCGCTGATCGTGCGCGTCGCCATGATCCCCGGCACCGCGCAGGCGAAGGAGGACAGGAGCGGGATGAAGGCCCGACCCGACAGGCCGACCTTCGCCATGATGCCGTCCATCAGGAAGGCAGCACGGGCCATATAGCCGGTCGCCTCCAGCATCAGGATGAAGAAGAACAGGATCAGGATCTGCGGCAGGAACACGATCACCGCGCCGACGCCGCCGACCACGCCTTGTAACAGGAAATCGTGGATGATGCCCGGCGGCAGGGTGTTGGTCACCGCCTCGCCCAGCGCCGTGACCCAGCCCTCCAGCATGTCGGCGGGCACCGATGCCCAGGAAAAGACCGCCTGGAACATCACGAACAACAGGCCGAGCAACAGGGCGAGGCCCAACACCGGGTGCAGCGCGACCCGGTCGACCGCTGCCGTCAGTCGGCGCGACGGGGTTTCGCGCACGATCGCGGCGCGGGCGATGCGGCGGGCCTCGTGGCGCACAGCGTCGAAATCCGGTTCGCCGGCCGAGGCGCGCAACATGCCCGCCTGCGCGCCGAGCAGCGTTTCCAACTCGGTCTTGAGATGAACCAGGCCGCGCTTGCGCACCGCCACGGTGGACACCACCGGCACGCCCAGTTCCTGCGACAGGACATTGGCGTCCAGTTCCAGCCCGTCGCGGGTGGCGAGGTCGACCATGTTGAGCGCGACGACGGTGGGCAGGCCCAGCGCGATCAACTCCAACGCAAAGCGCAGATGATTGTCGAGGTTCGACGCGTCGACCACGATCACCAGCGCGTCGGGCAGCTTCTCGCCGGCCTGCTTGCCCAGCACGAAGTCGCGCGTCACCTGCTCGTCGGGGCTGGCCGGCGACAGGCTGTAGGTGCCGGGCAGATCGACCAGTTCGACTGGCCGGCCGTCGGCCAGCGACAGCCGGCCCGCCTTGCGCTCTACCGTGACGCCCGGATAATTGCCCAGCTTCTGCCGCGCGCCGGTCAGCGCGTTGAACAGGGCGCTCTTGCCCGCATTGGGATTGCCGACCAGCGCGACGAGGGGAAGGCCGCTCATGCCTGCGCCTCCTGCGGGCCGGTGCTGACCTCCACGGCGGCGGCGTGGTTGCGGCGCATCGCCACCGTCATGCGCCCGATCTTGACCGCCAGCGGTCCGCGACCCAGCAGCCCGCCATGATGCAGCGCCTCGACGCTGGCGCCTTCGCACAGGCCGAACTCGCGCAGGCGCTGTCCTTCCACGGACGACAGCGACTCCCAGTCGATGGTTTCAACAAAAGCGGGTTGGCGCAGGGGCAGATCGGTCAGGCGCAAGGAGGATGGACTCTTAACCAGAAATCAGATTTGCGACTGACTATCAATTACGTCTGGTGAAGGCCAGCCCGAACTTCACACCGCCGGGTAGCGCAGCCGGCCGATGAAGCGCGACAGGCTGAGATGCTCGCCATCACTTACGCCCTTGAACCGGGCCTTCATCTTCTCGAAGCGCATGATCCCCTCGATCCGTCGCGCCAGGAAGGCGCGGCTGTCGGCATGATCCTCGCTCTCGTCATTGACGAAGGTCAGCAGCGTCGCGGCATAGATGCTGCCCAGCGTCGCGCGCTTGCTATAGTGGTTGAGGTCGGTGGCGGTGTCGCCCGCCGCGTGCCACATGATGTCGGCGGCGTGCCAGCCCAGCTTGGCGGCGCGCACGGCATTGGTCGGCATCGCCAGGATCGCCTGCGCCCGGCGCAGCGCTTCGCGGTCGGGCGCCAGCAGGGCCAGGCGGGTCTCGATCAGCGCGCTGATCTTCTTGCGGATCGACATGGTGGCCAATGTGTCGGCCGGCAGCGCGTCCAGCATCCGCGTGTCGATGCTGGCGAACCAGGCCTCGATCATGCCCATGGCGCCGCCGTCGAAGGCCAGCGCGGCGACATCGGCATCGATGTTCTTTTCCGCCGCCGCCATGGCCACCGCTTCGGGCCGCCAGCCGTCAAAGGCGGCGTGGCGCGGCAGGATCGGCGCCAGCAGTGCGCGGATTTCGTCCAGGGTCAGGTCTTGGGTCTGGTCGGTCATGGCGCCAATCTAGGCCCGTCGCGGCAGGCGCACAAGCACCAGTGCGACCGCCACGGCCACGCCGCCGACAATGTCGGTCGCGCTCAATGTTTCGCCGAATAGCAGCCAACCGGCCAGCGCGGCGACGGCGGGTTGCAGCAACAGGCTGAGCCCCAGCACCAGTGGCGAAAAACAGCCGAGCGCATAGGTGAGCAGTCCCTGGCCGACGATCTGGCTGGACAGGGCAAGGATGATGAGCGCCGTCCAGTCCTGCGGCATCACCGTTTCGCCCATCGCATTGGCGGCGAGCAGCAGCGGCAAGGCCCCGGCCGCGCTGACGACCGCCAGCACCGACCAGCTGTCCAGCCGCTTGCGCGCGCCCTGGATCAGCAGAAGATAGGTGGTGTAGAGCAACCCGGCGAGCAGGCAGAAGAGATCGCCCTTCAGGTTGACAGGCGACAGCTCATAGCTGCTGCCCATCAATATGGCCGCGCCGATCGCGGCCAGGATCAGCGCGCCGATCTGCAGCTTCGATACATGTTCGCGCAGCACGATGAGGCCCCACAGCGGCAGCATCAGCGCGCTCATATTGCCGAACAGCGTCGCATTGGCGACCTTGGTATGGCCGATGCCCAGATGCCAGGCGGCCAGATCGGCGGCAAAGCAGACGCCCGCCAGAATCACGATCGTCCAATGGCTGCGCGACAAGCGGCTCTTGCGCAGCTTCGGCAATGCCAGGATGAACAGGAAGGGCATGGCGATCGCCAGTCGCCAGAAGGCGGCCGCTACCGGCCCGACATCGGCCAGCCGCACCAGCACCGGTCCCAGTGCCAGAATGATATTGGCCAGGATCAGCGCCGGAAAAGCGAATCTGGGCGTGGCGATATGCGCCATGGGGGTTGAAGCGGCCATGGCGGCTCCCTAGCTGGCTTTCTGCATCAAGTCCCGTTGCAAATTGCAACGTTCATGAGGGAGGTTTCATGACCACAATCTTCGATCCGATAAAGCTCGGCGCCGACACTGCCGCCAACCGCGCCATCATGGCGCCGCTCACCCGTGGCCGCGCCACCCGCGATCATGTCCCGACCCCGATCATGGTCGATTATTATGCGCAGCGCGCCTCGGCCGGCCTTATCATCAGCGAGGCAACCGGCATTTCGCACCAGGGCTTGGGCTGGCCCTATGCGCCGGGCCTCTGGTCCGACGAACAGGTCGAGGCCTGGAAGCCCGTCACCCAGGCCGTGCATGACAAGGGCGGGCTGATCGTCGCCCAGCTCTGGCATATGGGCCGCGCCGTCCATTCGGCGGTCACCGGCGAGCAGCCGGTTTCCTCCAGTGCCACCGCGACGCCGGGTGACGCCCATACCTATGAGGGCAAGAAGCCCTATGAGGTCGCCCGTCCGCTCGCGATCGACGAAATTCCCGGCATCATCGCCGACTATGTGAAGGCGGCCAACAATGCGATCGCCGCCGGCTTCGACGGGGTCCAGATCCACGCCGCGAACGGCTATCTGATCGACCAGTTCCTGCGCGACAACAGCAATTTCCGCGATGACATCTATGGCGGCAGCATCGAAAATCGCGTCCGTCTGCTGCGTGAAGTGACGCAGGCGGTGGCCGATGCGATCGGCGCCGATCGTGTGTCCGTGCGCCTGTCGCCCAATGGCGATACCCAGGGCGTCAATGACAGCAATCCCGAGCCGTTGTTTGCTGCCGCCGCCGATGTGCTGAACCAGATCGGCATCGCCTTCCTCGAGCTGCGCGAACCCGGTCCGGACGGCACCTTCGGCGCCACCGACGTGCCGCGCCTGTCGCCGCTGATCCGCCAGCATTTCAAGGGGCCGCTGGTCCTCAACAGCGATTATGGGCTGGGTCGCGCCCAGGCCGATCTCGCCTCTGGCCTGGCCGACGCGATCAGCTTCGGCCGTCCCTTCCTCGCCAATCCCGATCTGGTCGATCGTCTGCGCGAAGGTGCGCCGCTGACCCATGCACAGATGGCGACCTTCTACAGCCAGGGCGCGGAAGGCTATACCGACTATCCGACCCTGGCCGAGGAAAAGGCGGCGGCCTGATCCTTTGTTACCAATGAAGAAGGGCGCGTTCCTTGCGGAGCGCGCCCTTCTTTGTGCCTGACAGAAGGCTGTGGATCAGTTCGGGAAACGCTCGCGCAGGGCCAGCATGGCGATCGCCGCCTTGGCCGCTTCACCGCCCTTGTCCTTCTGATCGGGACGGGCGCGGACCAGGGCCTGCTCCTCATTCTCGACGGTCAGGATGCCGTTGCCGATCGCGATCGCGTCCATGCTCAGTGCCATCAGGCCGCGTGCGCTTTCGTTCGACACCACTTCGAAATGATAGGTTTCGCCGCGGATCACCACGCCGATCGCGACGAAGCCGTCATAGCGGCCGGTCTCGGCTGCCAGCGCGATCGCACCGGGGATTTCCAGCGCGCCGGGCACAGTCACCACCTCATATTTGTGGCCGGCCTCGTCCAGCGCAGCCTTCGCGCCTTCGATCAGCAGGTCGTTGAGATGGTCGTAGAAGCGGGCTTCGACGATGAGAAACTTGGCCATGCGAATATCCTTCAGAGCTCGATCGGACGCTGCCCAACCACGGCCAGGTCATAGCCGTCAAGGGCGATCAGACTGTGCTGGGTGTTGCTGAGCAGGATCATGTCATGCACGCCCAGCTCCGCCAGTATCTGTGCGCCCACGCCATAGTCGCGCAGTTCGTCCATGCCGCCCGGCTGCTTGCCGGCATGGGCCTGGATCATCCGGGTCAGCATGTCGGGTTCGCCGTCACGCAGCAGCACGACCACACCGGCGCCTTCCTTGGCGATGATTTCCATCGACCGGGCCAGCACGTCGCCGCGCGGCCCTTCGCCGCCGAAAATATCGCTCAGCGGGGCCAGTTGGTGCATACGCACCAGGGTCGGCTGGTCGGGGTCGACCTTGCCCTTCTGCAGCACGAGCTGTTCCGACTTGGTCGCCTTGTTGAAGAAGGTGATCGCCTTCCACTCGCCGCCCCACTTGCTCTCGAAGCTGGTTTCGGCGCGACGCTCGACGACATGGTCGTGGCGGCGGCGATAGGCGATCAGGTCGCGGATCGTGCCGATCTTCATTTTGTGCTTGGCGGCGAAGGGGATCAGGTCGTCTAGGCGCGCCATCGTGCCGTCATCCTTCATCACCTCGCAGATGACGCCCGATGGGTTGAGGCCGGCCAGACGGGCGACGTCGACGGCTGCTTCGGTATGGCCGGTGCGCACCAGCACGCCGCCATCCTTGGCGATCAGCGGGAAGATATGGCCCGGCGTGACGATGTCCTGCTTGCTCTTGCCGGAATCGATCGCGACCGAAACGGTGCGGGCGCGGTCGGCGGCGCTGATGCCGGTGGTCACGCCCTCGCGGGCCTCGATCGACACGGTGAAGGCGGTTTCATGACGGGTGCCGTTGTTGCGGCTCATCAGGTCCAGGCCCAGTTCCTCGACCCGGCCCTTGGTCAGCGCCAGGCAGATCAAGCCGCGGCCATGGGTGGCCATGAAATTGATCGCATCGGGAGTCGCCATCTGGGCGGGGATGACGAGATCGCCCTCATTTTCGCGATCCTCGTCATCGACCAGGATGAACATGCGGCCGTTGCGCGCCTCGTTGATGATTTCCTCGGGGCTGGCGAGCGCGGTGCCGCCCTCGCGCTTGAGCAGATAGGCCTCCAGCTTGCCCAGCGTCTCGGCGGTCGGGTTCCAGTCGCCTTCGCCCAGCTTGCGCAGGCTGTTGGCGTGCAGGCCGGCGGCGCGCGCCAGGCCCGATCGGGACATGCCGCCATCGGTGACGAGGGCGCGGACGGAATCGATAAGCGAGGACGACATAAACACTCCTTCCCGGATCGGGGATGAGAGCTATATCACACTGTGATGTGATTTCTTCAAGAGTGAAATCACATCATTTGCTGCGGAGGCTCTGCATCCGGTCGAGATAGCGGGCCAGCACATCGATCTCCAGATTGAACGCGCGGCCATCGGACAGGCTGTCCAGCGTGGTCGCGATCGCGGTGTGCGGGATGATGTTCAGGCCGAAATGCACGCTGCCGTCGGGCTGGTCCTCGACGCTGTTCACGGTCAGCGAAATACCGTCCAATGTGATCGATCCCTTGGCGGCCAGTGCGGCCGCCAGTTCCGCCGGTGCGCTGATGACCAGGCGGATCGAATCGCCCTCGCGGCTGGCCGACACCAGATGGCCGATGCCGTCGACATGGCCGGTGACGATATGGCCGCCCAGTTCGTCGCCGACCTTCAGTGCGCGTTCCAGGTTGAGCTTGCCGCCCTGCGCCCACAGGCCCGGTGCGGTGCGGGCGACGGTCTCGGCCGACAGGTCGACCGCGAACCAGCCCGGCCCCTTTTCGACTACCGTCAGGCAAGCGCCCGAACAGGCGATCGATGCGCCGATCGCGACCGTTTCCATGTCATAGCCGCTCTCGATGACCAGCCGCAGGTCGCCGCGCTGCTCATGGGTGCGGATGGTGCCGATGTCGGTGATGATGCCGGTGAACATGGTGCCCAGATCCTTGGGAAAGACAATTTGCGCTGATCTAGGCGCTGCGCGTCCGCGCGTAAACCTCCAGCCGGTCCGGGCCGAACTGGCGCTGGTCGGTCTGGCGCCAGCGCCCATGGGCATCGGCGAGGTCGGATAGGCCGATATCGCCGATCCCGGCCAAGCCCGCCCCGATCAGGATCGGCGCGCGATAGAGCAGCAGTCGGTCGACCAGATCGGCGCGCAGAAAGGCGGCGGCGGTCTCTGCCCCGCCCTCGATCATCAGATGATCGACCCGGTCGAGCGTTGCGATATCCTGCGGATCGGCGATCGCACTCCAGCCCTCGGGTGCGACACTCCGGCTCAGCAGCAGTCGGCGGGGCGATCGATCCTCCAGGCCGGGCAGGCGGACGTCCAGAATCGGGGCATCGGCGCGCAGCGTGCCGCCGCCAACCAGGATGGCGTCATGCCGCGCCCGCTCCAGATGGGCGTGAGCGCGGGCGTCCGGCCCGGTGATCCAGCGACTCGACCCGTCGGCCAGCGCGATCCGTCCGTCGAGCGACAAGCCCAGCTTCAACGTGACTGCCGGGCGCCCCAGCGTCTGGCGCAGCACGAAACCGCGCATCGCCTCGGCTGCCTCGTCCGCCATCAGCCCCATTTCAACCACCACGCCGCGCTCGCGCAGCCAGGCTGCGCCTTGGCCATCGGTGCGTGGGTCGGGATCGCGCAGCGCAATCACGACTCGGGCGACGCCGGCCCGCGCCATCAGGTCGGCGCAGCGCGGCCCACGCGGGCTCAGGTGAAAACAGGGTTCCAGCGTCACATAGGCGGTGGAACCTTCGGCCCGGTCCAGCGCCTCGTCCAGTGCCTGCGCCTCGGCATGGGGGCGGCCACCTTTCTGGGTCCAGCCGCGCCCGACGACATGACCGTCTCTCACGATCAGGCAGCCGACATTGGGGTTGGGGGTGGACAGGCCCCGGCCACGTTCCGACAGGGCAATCGCCGCCGCCATGTAGCGACGGTCGGCGGCGATGTCGGTCACCATGGTCAGGGTTGTGCGGTCGCCGGCGCGGCCTTGCCTTCGGCCTTAGCCAGCCGCTCGTCCAGCAAGCCATTGATCTGGCGGACAGCTTCCTTGCGGCGGGCGGTGTTGCGGGCCTCTTCGTCGCGCCATTCGATGCCGAAGGCGTCGGCATAGCCCTGCATCTTCTTCTGCTGCTTGACGAGGGCCGCCTCGCGCTTGGCAAAGTCGATCTTCTGCTGCAGGATCACCGCCGCGTCGGATCGGTTCGCATCCCAGCTCTGGACATAGATGATCTTGTTGCGGGTCGGCATCGTGTTGGTGTTCGCGTCGACGATGAAGGCCCAGACGATCACATAGGTGAAGGCTGCGGACACGCCGAGCAGCGGCCATTTATGCTGGCGCTGCTGCCGGAAATAGCTCCAGAAATCACCAAAGGCGCTCTTGGGAGAAACGGGACGGGGAAATATCGCCATGCCGCGCTTATAGGGCAGGGCGGGCGCGGATGCAAAATGATCCATCGAACATCCCTCCATGAAGGAACGGGCGGGGCATGCCCGCCCGTTCTTTGCTCAGCGATCGGTCAGGGTAAAACGGACGGTCAGCGTCTTGACGCTGCTCACCGCCACGCCGTCGCGCGTTGCCGGGCGGAAGCGCCATTTGCGCAGCGCATGCTTCTGGGTGGCGAGCCAGAAACTCTCGTCGGTCGCCGAAATCTTGACGATGTCGCTGACGCGGCCTTCCGGACTGATGGTGACGCGCACGGTGACGTTGCCTTCCAGCCCCTGGCGGATCATCGCGCCGGGATAATCGGGTTGGAAAGACCCCAGCGCATTAGGCGCGATCGTCGCCTCGACAAAGACAGGCTCGGCAACCGGCGGCAATGGTGGCGGGAGCGGTATGGGATCGCGGCCGGTGCCATTGTCAACGCCGGTGATCGTGCTACCGCTGACCTCCGATATGGTCGGCAGTTTCACCTCGGCTTCGGTCACGGTTGGCTTGCGTGGCAGGGGTTGGGTCTTGATCGATTGTTTGACGACCTGCTGTTCGACGATGGGTTCGGGCGGTGGTGGATCCTTGACTTCATAGGTGATGAGGGGGCCGCCGGTCGGAATGATGTCGATAATCTCCTTGGGCATCAGCAGGAAGGCACCCACCACCACCGCATGGACGGCGATCGCGCCGCCTATCCCGACCGGCGACTTGCGCCGTGCGGCATAGCCCGATCGGGTCGCATCATGTGCCGGTTGCATCGTCATATACATGGACTGCACCCTCCTTTTGTGGCGCCGTCCCTGCGGCGCTCATGGAATGATACAACATCAAATCATGATATGTTGCAACATCAATCTTTCAAGGACGGCTCCGTTTGAAATATTCGCGTCGCCTTGGGACATATCGGGGCAAAGCGGGAATGCGAGGAACCGGGATAACGCCAATTCAGGAACCCCGATGCGCCTTCCCACGATGCTGCTATTGTCGACCCTGTTGCTGCCGGTGCCGCTGTTCGCCCGGCAGTCGGCCGACCTGTCCGCCCGGACGGAAGGCCCTCAAGGCGACAGGGGACGGCCCGAGGGGCCATGGGCTGCCGATGCCGATGGGGATGGCCGGATCACGCGGGACGAGATGCAGGCCTGGCTTGACCG
This window encodes:
- the ribD gene encoding bifunctional diaminohydroxyphosphoribosylaminopyrimidine deaminase/5-amino-6-(5-phosphoribosylamino)uracil reductase RibD; translated protein: MAAAIALSERGRGLSTPNPNVGCLIVRDGHVVGRGWTQKGGRPHAEAQALDEALDRAEGSTAYVTLEPCFHLSPRGPRCADLMARAGVARVVIALRDPDPRTDGQGAAWLRERGVVVEMGLMADEAAEAMRGFVLRQTLGRPAVTLKLGLSLDGRIALADGSSRWITGPDARAHAHLERARHDAILVGGGTLRADAPILDVRLPGLEDRSPRRLLLSRSVAPEGWSAIADPQDIATLDRVDHLMIEGGAETAAAFLRADLVDRLLLYRAPILIGAGLAGIGDIGLSDLADAHGRWRQTDQRQFGPDRLEVYARTRSA
- a CDS encoding energy transducer TonB, yielding MYMTMQPAHDATRSGYAARRKSPVGIGGAIAVHAVVVGAFLLMPKEIIDIIPTGGPLITYEVKDPPPPEPIVEQQVVKQSIKTQPLPRKPTVTEAEVKLPTISEVSGSTITGVDNGTGRDPIPLPPPLPPVAEPVFVEATIAPNALGSFQPDYPGAMIRQGLEGNVTVRVTISPEGRVSDIVKISATDESFWLATQKHALRKWRFRPATRDGVAVSSVKTLTVRFTLTDR